One window of Candidatus Omnitrophota bacterium genomic DNA carries:
- a CDS encoding type II secretion system F family protein, translating into MPKFVYKAKEEPEKIVEGTIEAESREQVIDRLQTMGYYPLSIVEDSVLKEGEKFSLLREEGKVKRSELTLFTRQLSDLIDSGITLIRALNLIEEQTPGVMMRQLISSLAKEIKDGKRLSESLTKFPQVFSRLYVALVKAGEVGGMLDDVLLGLAEYLEKEEELKAKVRSALAYPILMACVGVATVFILMSFVIPRLAGMFKDLGQSLPLPTLMLIRMSDFLKDFWWLILSFLAFLYFVVQRRAHTPEGGIILDRLKLKIPLFGELIKKSEVARFCRTLSTLLKNGVPILGALDTVIPVIGNRVIKKEIEKMYNDVRDGISLSKTITKSPYFPPLVSNMIAVGEEGGVLENSLMKVAESFEREVERVVKVITSLIEPALILVMGTVVGFIVISMLLPIFQLNLVSW; encoded by the coding sequence ATGCCTAAATTTGTTTATAAAGCAAAAGAAGAACCAGAGAAAATAGTGGAAGGGACAATAGAGGCAGAGAGTCGTGAACAGGTGATAGACCGTCTTCAGACAATGGGCTATTATCCCCTAAGCATCGTCGAAGATAGTGTTTTGAAAGAGGGAGAAAAATTTTCTTTACTCCGTGAAGAAGGGAAAGTGAAGCGTAGCGAATTAACTTTATTTACCCGTCAACTTTCCGACCTTATTGATTCGGGTATTACGCTAATCAGAGCTTTAAATCTTATTGAAGAACAGACTCCGGGTGTGATGATGCGCCAGTTAATTTCTTCCCTTGCAAAAGAGATAAAAGATGGTAAAAGACTTTCCGAATCACTTACAAAGTTTCCGCAGGTTTTCTCTCGGCTCTATGTGGCTTTAGTAAAGGCAGGAGAAGTGGGGGGTATGTTGGATGACGTTCTTTTGGGTTTAGCGGAATATTTAGAGAAAGAAGAAGAATTAAAAGCAAAGGTGCGGAGTGCACTTGCCTATCCTATACTCATGGCATGTGTGGGAGTGGCAACAGTTTTTATTCTCATGAGTTTTGTTATTCCTCGGCTTGCGGGGATGTTTAAAGATTTAGGACAAAGTCTACCGCTTCCTACTTTAATGCTGATTAGAATGAGTGATTTTTTGAAAGATTTCTGGTGGCTTATTCTATCCTTTCTTGCCTTTTTATATTTTGTTGTTCAACGGCGTGCACATACTCCGGAAGGAGGAATTATCCTTGACCGGTTAAAATTAAAAATTCCTCTTTTTGGAGAATTAATCAAGAAGTCGGAAGTTGCGCGCTTCTGTCGCACCCTTTCTACACTTCTAAAGAACGGTGTTCCTATTCTGGGAGCTTTGGATACTGTTATCCCCGTAATTGGGAACAGGGTAATTAAGAAAGAGATTGAGAAGATGTATAACGATGTGCGCGATGGGATTAGCCTTTCTAAAACGATAACCAAGAGTCCATATTTTCCTCCTTTGGTTTCTAATATGATTGCGGTGGGCGAGGAAGGTGGCGTGTTAGAGAATTCGCTGATGAAAGTGGCAGAGTCCTTTGAGCGAGAAGTAGAGAGAGTGGTTAAGGTGATTACTTCTTTAATTGAACCGGCGTTAATTTTGGTAATGGGAACCGTTGTGGGCTTTATTGTAATTTCTATGCTTTTACCGATATTTCAGTTAAATCTTGTGTCATGGTAA
- the gspG gene encoding type II secretion system major pseudopilin GspG: protein MRKGFTLVELMLVVIILGILVGMVVPRLVGRSEEARKAAARADIHGSIATALDMFEMDVGSYPQSIDELCKMPTDEIRGKRWKGPYLKKCVEEEGGELIIRDPWGNPYQYAPPSQQEKREIYKLWSWGPDGNDEQGEGDDIASWKEKEKGLE, encoded by the coding sequence ATGAGGAAAGGATTTACTTTGGTGGAATTGATGTTGGTAGTGATTATTTTGGGTATTTTGGTAGGGATGGTGGTGCCGCGTTTAGTGGGGCGCTCTGAAGAGGCAAGGAAGGCGGCAGCAAGAGCAGACATCCATGGAAGCATTGCCACCGCCTTAGATATGTTTGAGATGGATGTGGGAAGTTATCCTCAAAGCATTGACGAATTGTGCAAGATGCCCACTGATGAAATAAGAGGAAAACGTTGGAAAGGGCCTTATCTTAAGAAGTGCGTTGAGGAGGAAGGTGGCGAATTAATTATCCGTGACCCATGGGGCAATCCTTATCAATACGCACCCCCTAGTCAGCAGGAGAAAAGAGAAATTTATAAACTATGGTCATGGGGTCCCGACGGTAATGATGAGCAAGGCGAAGGCGATGATATTGCGAGTTGGAAGGAAAAAGAGAAAGGGCTTGAATAA
- a CDS encoding prepilin-type N-terminal cleavage/methylation domain-containing protein, protein MRKGFTFIELLLAISIFAVVSVMLYSVFNMGITAWRKMEAILERYQELRLLTDRMGQELRNALDLDLKESFDTSVETYDFQGVSNKIIFYTLKNGEIRRLIYSIEQDTEKSKELERDIFLIKRDEKPFIPLPFKEDDFQGEVVFDLVKELTFSYLERKSDTEENWFSNWGETDLQKNNLPTQVKIKIVFFIPQLVPISRKVDYQEISIEKYVDIVSAKRVLP, encoded by the coding sequence ATGAGAAAAGGTTTTACTTTTATAGAATTACTTTTAGCAATAAGTATTTTTGCTGTAGTTAGTGTTATGCTTTATTCGGTTTTTAATATGGGCATTACTGCCTGGAGGAAGATGGAGGCAATTTTAGAACGCTATCAGGAGTTAAGATTGCTTACGGACAGAATGGGACAAGAGTTGCGCAACGCTTTGGATTTAGATTTAAAAGAATCTTTTGATACAAGTGTAGAAACTTATGATTTCCAAGGGGTGTCCAATAAAATTATTTTTTACACACTGAAGAATGGAGAGATAAGACGTCTAATTTATAGCATAGAACAAGACACAGAAAAGAGCAAGGAGTTAGAAAGAGATATTTTTTTAATTAAACGTGATGAAAAACCGTTCATTCCCTTACCTTTTAAAGAAGATGATTTTCAGGGAGAGGTTGTATTTGATTTAGTTAAAGAGTTAACGTTTTCTTATTTGGAAAGGAAAAGCGATACTGAAGAAAACTGGTTCAGTAATTGGGGTGAGACTGACTTGCAAAAGAATAATTTACCTACTCAGGTAAAGATAAAAATTGTGTTTTTTATTCCTCAATTGGTCCCCATAAGTAGAAAAGTTGACTATCAGGAGATTAGCATAGAAAAATATGTGGATATCGTTAGCGCAAAAAGAGTGTTGCCGTAA
- a CDS encoding type II secretion system protein GspK: MWISLAQKECCRKKGTILINAFWILFILLLVVSAFAWRISLELKISKIFTSRLKALSSAKAGVYWAGYVKKNLDNSPAYDSLNDTWAGKENNDVFKDKEVEETIVNIRYLNHYDTEGNPVYYYGLIDEERKINLNTKDLNALRMFVVNLMDIINRGGQTILTSDIIEAIIDWRDKDEITPEGETENDYYGYINRNGEFKILEELLLLKGMDKEKFNILQKYFTIYGNGKININTAEEKVLSAIVSVFHSVPQIAPYLDRVVEEIIAFRPFSSAQGLFNLPVIREIVSTLPEEIKDALFSSLSVIIGDWITFTSTVFQVNIEAKTERVRKTVRTFFSSPEGKIIYWNEN; encoded by the coding sequence ATGTGGATATCGTTAGCGCAAAAAGAGTGTTGCCGTAAAAAAGGAACAATTCTTATAAATGCTTTTTGGATTCTCTTTATTTTATTATTGGTGGTTTCTGCCTTTGCTTGGAGAATTTCTTTAGAATTGAAAATATCAAAGATATTTACTTCTCGCCTAAAAGCACTTTCTTCAGCAAAAGCAGGCGTATATTGGGCAGGATATGTAAAGAAAAATCTTGATAATAGCCCTGCTTATGATTCCTTGAATGACACCTGGGCAGGTAAAGAGAACAATGATGTATTTAAAGATAAGGAGGTTGAAGAAACAATAGTAAATATAAGATATTTAAACCACTATGATACTGAGGGAAACCCCGTTTATTATTATGGGTTGATTGATGAAGAAAGGAAGATTAACTTAAATACAAAGGACTTAAATGCATTAAGAATGTTTGTGGTTAATTTGATGGATATTATAAATAGAGGTGGTCAGACTATTCTTACCTCTGATATAATTGAAGCAATAATTGACTGGCGCGATAAAGATGAAATAACTCCTGAAGGAGAAACTGAAAATGATTACTATGGATATATTAACCGTAATGGTGAATTTAAAATTTTGGAAGAATTGTTATTATTAAAGGGAATGGATAAAGAAAAGTTTAATATTTTACAAAAATATTTTACCATCTATGGTAATGGCAAGATAAATATAAATACTGCCGAGGAAAAAGTTTTAAGCGCAATTGTTTCTGTTTTTCATTCTGTTCCTCAAATAGCACCTTATTTAGATAGAGTGGTTGAGGAGATAATTGCATTTCGCCCTTTTTCTTCTGCACAAGGGTTATTTAATTTACCTGTAATCCGGGAGATAGTGAGTACTTTGCCTGAAGAAATAAAAGATGCACTTTTTTCTTCCCTAAGCGTAATAATTGGGGATTGGATTACTTTTACTTCCACTGTATTTCAGGTAAATATAGAGGCAAAAACAGAAAGGGTTAGAAAAACAGTTAGAACGTTCTTTAGTTCTCCTGAAGGAAAAATAATTTACTGGAATGAAAATTAA
- a CDS encoding PilN domain-containing protein — MKINFFSKLEEWYQNLKEIFSSANYFTCLEISDTHLKLAQFERKKGTTNLVYLFTRNIPHPDDETIVKTLETVLSEIKVRGLVLTCLPRHQTTVRYIKLPSSKPEELAAMLDFQITKQIPYPKEEIVYSCIKLGIDSTGYTDILLAIVHQETVSKHLKLLKGCNIEPERISFRTLNTCEWFYASYPDCKETVFLIDVDTIYTEVSIIVPSGKLLFSRAIKIGVEDLENDEDLRVFRNFRDEIKLSLSTFMKEYADLKVDKIILTGALAILDRIRNYFKDEFEIEIEIKMPLEKIGFKRDVLEENWFDIHRVSLNSVLGLGLGRDILDKFNLLPLPEIKRRDEEKKKYQFIFGIILIALIILTFVGIIYRKFYEKASLVRYLNDELKKINIRAQGLEEKKRNLELIKDLFSDRSISLDILVELYKTVPAEINLVNFDFEDGKGLTLRGTSTEMASVFRFVATLDKSPYFSNSQVKFVRKRVGSEGLTDFEIFSPLKGK, encoded by the coding sequence ATGAAAATTAATTTTTTTTCAAAATTAGAAGAATGGTATCAAAATTTAAAAGAGATATTTTCTTCGGCAAATTACTTTACCTGTTTAGAAATATCCGATACGCATCTGAAATTGGCACAGTTTGAGCGAAAAAAGGGAACGACGAATCTCGTTTATTTATTTACGCGGAATATTCCTCATCCAGATGACGAAACGATAGTTAAAACTTTGGAAACGGTGCTTTCGGAGATAAAAGTAAGAGGTTTGGTTTTAACCTGTCTTCCCCGTCATCAGACAACCGTGCGGTATATAAAACTTCCCTCAAGTAAACCTGAGGAACTAGCAGCGATGCTTGATTTTCAGATAACTAAACAGATTCCTTATCCCAAGGAAGAAATTGTATATTCTTGTATTAAATTAGGAATAGATTCTACTGGCTATACCGATATACTCTTAGCCATTGTCCATCAGGAAACAGTTTCTAAACATTTGAAATTATTGAAAGGTTGTAACATTGAACCTGAGAGAATAAGTTTTAGGACACTGAATACCTGTGAATGGTTTTATGCTAGCTATCCTGATTGTAAAGAAACAGTTTTCCTTATTGATGTAGATACAATTTATACCGAGGTAAGCATAATTGTTCCTTCGGGTAAACTCCTCTTTAGTCGCGCTATCAAAATAGGGGTAGAGGATTTAGAAAATGATGAAGATCTTAGAGTATTCAGGAATTTTAGAGATGAAATAAAACTTTCTCTTTCTACTTTTATGAAAGAGTATGCTGATTTAAAGGTGGATAAGATAATTCTTACAGGAGCCCTTGCTATATTGGACAGAATTAGGAATTATTTTAAGGATGAGTTTGAGATAGAAATTGAGATAAAGATGCCTTTGGAAAAGATTGGATTTAAAAGAGATGTTTTGGAAGAGAACTGGTTTGATATACATCGGGTATCACTCAATTCAGTATTAGGTTTGGGGCTGGGGAGAGATATTTTAGATAAGTTTAATCTTCTGCCCCTTCCGGAGATAAAGAGAAGGGATGAGGAGAAAAAGAAATACCAATTTATCTTTGGTATTATACTTATTGCTCTGATTATTTTGACTTTCGTAGGAATTATTTACAGGAAGTTTTACGAAAAGGCGTCTCTGGTGCGTTATTTGAATGATGAGTTGAAAAAAATAAATATAAGAGCACAGGGTTTGGAGGAGAAGAAGAGGAATTTAGAGTTAATAAAGGACCTTTTTTCAGATAGAAGCATAAGTTTAGATATCCTTGTTGAACTTTATAAGACAGTTCCTGCAGAAATAAATTTGGTAAATTTTGATTTTGAAGATGGTAAAGGACTTACTTTGAGAGGAACTTCTACGGAGATGGCAAGTGTGTTTAGATTTGTGGCTACGTTGGATAAATCTCCATACTTTTCTAATTCTCAGGTAAAATTTGTAAGGAAACGAGTTGGCTCAGAAGGCTTAACCGATTTTGAAATATTTTCTCCTTTAAAAGGCAAATGA
- a CDS encoding type II secretion system protein M, with protein sequence MKLISQFSKREKFLLFATVAVIVIAVSINFFVTPVAKRWRRMNNQISNLYNKLSRYTNILTLEKEIETKYKTYADYLKVKGSSEEALASVLQEIEKLARTSGVAITNIVPSGMETKDFYNKFEVRMDVESEINSLVRFLYELQSSKHLFRVVRLNINTKAGTQDVLRSSIQLIKIFI encoded by the coding sequence ATGAAGTTAATTAGTCAATTTTCAAAACGTGAAAAGTTTCTTTTATTTGCTACGGTAGCAGTAATTGTTATAGCAGTTTCAATCAATTTTTTTGTGACTCCTGTGGCAAAAAGATGGCGCCGTATGAACAATCAGATTTCTAATCTCTATAATAAACTTTCTCGGTATACAAATATATTGACTCTGGAGAAAGAGATTGAAACAAAATATAAGACTTATGCAGATTACCTTAAGGTAAAAGGCTCAAGCGAAGAGGCATTGGCTTCAGTATTGCAGGAGATAGAGAAACTTGCCAGAACTTCGGGGGTGGCAATTACTAACATCGTGCCTTCAGGAATGGAGACCAAAGATTTTTATAATAAATTTGAGGTGAGAATGGATGTTGAGTCCGAGATTAACTCACTGGTGCGCTTTCTCTATGAGCTTCAAAGTTCAAAACACCTCTTTAGAGTTGTGCGTCTAAACATCAATACCAAAGCAGGAACCCAAGATGTTTTACGCTCTTCTATACAACTGATTAAAATATTTATTTGA
- a CDS encoding zinc ribbon domain-containing protein, producing the protein MPFYEYRCLNCGKITTLYKKSAFEKEGFFLWWKTYRCNFCRSRKLEKVYSSFSVSKRESTMEVLNELQRMGPINFVPDYSPKGPPPGGCPYTQEGDRK; encoded by the coding sequence ATGCCATTTTATGAATATCGTTGTCTAAATTGTGGCAAGATAACTACACTCTATAAAAAATCTGCATTTGAAAAAGAAGGATTCTTTTTGTGGTGGAAAACATACCGCTGTAATTTTTGTAGAAGTAGAAAATTGGAGAAAGTGTATTCAAGTTTTTCGGTATCTAAAAGAGAATCCACCATGGAGGTGCTTAATGAATTGCAGCGTATGGGCCCGATCAACTTTGTTCCTGACTATAGCCCCAAAGGTCCTCCGCCGGGAGGATGCCCTTATACTCAAGAAGGGGATAGAAAATAA
- a CDS encoding diguanylate cyclase, with product MISLKEEIKQSIISFVASLDKEGRILTFSCHIPELNVYVEEEIKNEYWVELFVPTSYKEKIRYVLQEMQEKNLSNFCIQLNLICRAKEEVPFLVNISFLKEIEVFLVTGKKMVAQKEDIVYYKRLESIVMDIATMFVGVRLSEMDKLIDEALRVIGEFTEADRAYVFCVSEDRTKVYYAYEWCKEGITPQKERVRELMVEDFPWLRERLEKRKEVVYIPSVEKLPPEALREQQEFREEQTKSALLVPMLLNGVVTGFLGFDSVFKEREWDDDCVFLLKIVGEILANALARKQTDFAIEEGRRFVYSVFESIQDGISILDKELNIISVNHTMEKWYAYSMPLVGKKCYFAYHKRKEPCTICPTQKTLKTQKQAYEVVAKCGPEGETVGWVDLYSFPLFDSLTGEMKGVIEYVRDATERKKAEDLLHNLTLNLRRTNKKLKLLSLKDSHTGLYNYRYLTEVIESEFQRSNRYGLSLSVIMLDIDYFKSINEVYGHNFGDMILKQLANLCKKMVRIYDTVIRFGGEEFIFILPDTDHLGAVNLARRLLEKINSFNFGSAQQRVHLKVSMGIASYPYDRVSSGMELVNLADRLLGKIKDHGGNNIFSSEIYHKDKQVFSEEDSAKDTKMLKEKIDKLTKRANQSIREAIYAFARTIKLKDDYTGEHVEKTVIYAVETAKALGLSPGEIEKVSDAAMLHDLGKIGISEKILLKKSKLTSKEFDELKKHPQIGADILRSIHFLKEIIPFVLYHHERYDGRGYPFGLKGEEIPLGARIVAVADVYQALISNRPYRKAYAKREAMRIIKKGAGTQFDSRIVEAFLEVVQKVH from the coding sequence ATGATTTCTTTAAAAGAAGAAATAAAACAGAGCATCATTTCCTTTGTAGCTTCCTTGGACAAAGAAGGTAGAATATTGACTTTTTCCTGCCATATCCCCGAACTCAATGTTTACGTGGAAGAAGAAATAAAAAATGAATATTGGGTGGAGCTCTTTGTCCCTACTTCTTACAAAGAAAAGATACGTTATGTTTTACAGGAGATGCAAGAAAAGAATCTTTCTAATTTTTGTATTCAGCTTAATCTTATTTGTCGGGCAAAGGAAGAAGTTCCTTTCTTAGTAAATATTTCATTTCTCAAAGAAATCGAAGTTTTCTTGGTTACCGGGAAGAAAATGGTTGCCCAAAAAGAAGACATTGTTTACTATAAACGATTGGAATCAATTGTGATGGATATTGCTACCATGTTTGTCGGTGTCCGGCTGAGTGAAATGGATAAGTTAATCGATGAGGCACTCCGGGTAATTGGGGAGTTTACGGAAGCTGATCGCGCGTATGTTTTTTGCGTGAGCGAAGACCGCACAAAAGTTTATTATGCATATGAATGGTGCAAGGAAGGAATTACTCCTCAAAAGGAAAGGGTTAGAGAATTGATGGTTGAAGATTTTCCCTGGTTGAGGGAAAGGTTAGAGAAAAGAAAAGAAGTGGTTTATATTCCTTCAGTAGAGAAATTGCCTCCCGAGGCTTTGAGAGAACAACAGGAGTTTAGGGAAGAACAGACAAAATCGGCTTTACTTGTTCCGATGCTCTTAAATGGCGTAGTGACCGGATTTTTGGGTTTTGATTCGGTGTTTAAAGAAAGAGAATGGGATGATGATTGTGTTTTTTTATTGAAAATAGTAGGGGAAATTCTAGCGAATGCTTTAGCTCGGAAACAGACAGATTTTGCAATAGAAGAAGGACGGCGTTTTGTTTATAGCGTGTTTGAGAGCATTCAGGATGGAATAAGTATTTTAGACAAAGAACTGAATATTATCAGTGTCAACCACACTATGGAAAAATGGTATGCTTATAGTATGCCACTAGTGGGAAAGAAATGTTATTTTGCTTACCATAAGAGAAAAGAACCCTGCACTATCTGTCCTACCCAGAAGACGCTCAAAACTCAGAAACAGGCATATGAAGTGGTCGCGAAGTGTGGACCAGAAGGAGAAACTGTGGGGTGGGTTGATTTATATTCTTTTCCGCTCTTTGATTCTCTGACGGGAGAGATGAAAGGAGTAATTGAATATGTAAGAGATGCTACGGAACGGAAAAAAGCAGAAGATTTATTACATAACCTAACTCTTAACCTTAGAAGGACAAATAAAAAATTGAAGCTGCTTTCACTAAAAGATAGTCATACGGGATTGTATAATTATCGTTATCTTACGGAAGTTATAGAGTCAGAGTTTCAGAGGAGTAATAGATATGGACTGTCTCTTTCTGTGATTATGCTGGACATAGATTATTTTAAATCAATAAATGAAGTATATGGACATAATTTTGGAGATATGATTCTGAAACAATTGGCTAACCTTTGTAAGAAAATGGTGCGTATATACGATACAGTTATTCGTTTTGGAGGAGAAGAGTTTATTTTTATTCTTCCGGATACGGACCATTTGGGAGCAGTAAATCTTGCGCGACGTCTTTTGGAAAAGATAAACAGTTTTAACTTTGGTAGTGCCCAACAAAGGGTCCATCTTAAAGTGAGTATGGGGATTGCTTCTTATCCCTATGATCGAGTGTCTAGTGGTATGGAATTGGTAAATCTAGCCGATAGACTTTTAGGAAAGATAAAAGACCACGGAGGAAACAACATTTTTTCCAGTGAAATTTACCATAAAGATAAGCAGGTATTTAGCGAAGAGGATAGTGCTAAAGATACCAAAATGTTGAAAGAAAAGATAGATAAACTCACCAAACGTGCTAATCAAAGTATAAGGGAAGCAATTTATGCTTTTGCCCGCACAATCAAGTTGAAAGATGATTATACCGGAGAACATGTGGAGAAGACCGTGATTTACGCAGTAGAGACAGCCAAGGCTTTGGGGCTTTCTCCGGGGGAGATAGAAAAAGTTAGCGATGCTGCTATGCTTCATGACTTAGGGAAGATCGGGATAAGCGAGAAAATTTTGTTAAAAAAGTCAAAACTTACCTCGAAAGAGTTTGATGAACTAAAAAAACATCCGCAGATTGGAGCAGATATTTTGCGTTCCATTCATTTTCTTAAAGAGATAATTCCTTTTGTGCTCTATCATCATGAGCGTTATGATGGACGAGGGTATCCTTTTGGTTTAAAGGGAGAGGAAATTCCTTTAGGAGCAAGAATAGTGGCTGTTGCAGATGTGTATCAGGCATTAATTTCTAACCGTCCTTACCGCAAAGCCTATGCCAAAAGAGAGGCAATGCGGATTATCAAAAAAGGAGCAGGAACGCAGTTCGACTCCCGTATTGTAGAAGCTTTCTTAGAGGTTGTTCAAAAAGTCCATTAA
- the hrcA gene encoding heat-inducible transcriptional repressor HrcA has protein sequence MQVVDLRSRKEKILGTIVETYIEEAKPVGSRTIARKLRFKFSPATIRNIMADLEEEGYIMHPYTSAGRIPTDKGYRYYVDNLMPLEELTPQEKKEIMREYSTSKGDISTFMDKTSRLLARLSEEAGIVVYPCLSKSRLKHIELIDIGNNSVLMVLVTNAGLIKNLILRFPQVYSRSQLEKISNLFNAELEGIYLSEVWKYLLQKRLSEDFSIYNLFKDAFSLLEEAFKKLEEEKFCFEGTTQIISQPEFEDRVALTKLLHLIEEKRLFLDIIARDMEEDGVKIHIGEENIFEEVKSLSLITANYHLEGKVVGALGVVGPTRMAYAHVLSIVKYVSQILEHILQDRGI, from the coding sequence ATGCAGGTTGTAGATTTACGTTCAAGAAAAGAAAAAATCTTAGGTACAATTGTAGAAACCTATATTGAAGAAGCAAAGCCGGTGGGGTCGCGGACCATTGCGAGGAAGTTACGTTTTAAATTTTCACCTGCTACCATCAGGAATATTATGGCGGATTTGGAAGAAGAAGGTTATATTATGCATCCTTATACTTCCGCAGGCAGGATTCCTACGGATAAGGGATATCGCTATTATGTAGACAATTTAATGCCTTTAGAGGAACTTACTCCTCAGGAGAAAAAGGAAATTATGCGGGAATATTCTACCTCTAAGGGAGATATATCTACTTTCATGGATAAAACCAGTCGCCTTTTAGCTCGTTTATCAGAAGAGGCGGGGATTGTGGTTTATCCCTGTCTGAGCAAAAGTAGATTAAAACATATTGAATTGATTGATATTGGCAATAATTCCGTTTTGATGGTATTGGTTACCAATGCTGGTTTGATTAAGAATCTAATTCTGCGTTTTCCTCAGGTTTATTCACGGAGTCAGCTAGAGAAAATTAGTAATCTTTTTAATGCAGAATTGGAAGGAATTTATTTGAGTGAAGTATGGAAATATCTTCTGCAGAAGAGATTGAGTGAAGATTTTTCTATCTATAATCTCTTCAAAGACGCTTTTTCTCTTTTGGAAGAAGCGTTTAAAAAACTGGAGGAGGAAAAATTTTGTTTTGAGGGAACAACTCAAATTATTTCTCAACCTGAATTTGAAGACAGGGTTGCTTTGACTAAATTACTGCACCTTATAGAAGAGAAGAGATTGTTTCTGGATATCATTGCGCGCGATATGGAAGAAGATGGTGTAAAAATTCATATTGGAGAAGAGAATATTTTTGAGGAGGTAAAATCTTTGAGCCTAATTACTGCAAATTACCATCTGGAAGGAAAAGTGGTTGGTGCGTTGGGAGTAGTTGGTCCCACACGGATGGCCTATGCCCATGTTTTGAGCATTGTAAAGTATGTATCCCAAATTTTAGAGCATATTTTGCAGGATAGAGGAATATGA
- a CDS encoding nucleotide exchange factor GrpE, translating into MKKDSEDKKEVKDISATEKKNHKDSSGEQPVSSEWEELRRKANLAEEYYDKLLRLGAEFENARRRMQKEKEDFIFFANQKLLSELLPIADDFERLLEGLEKNHIDEGLSTGIKIIHKRLQEVLEKNGLVRMKVIGEKFDPTRHEALMIVDTTEHPEDTIVEEIRSGYLLYNKVLRPAVVKVAKRKEKSSAPEQQSTN; encoded by the coding sequence ATGAAGAAAGATTCGGAAGATAAAAAAGAGGTTAAAGATATTTCTGCGACGGAAAAAAAGAATCATAAAGATTCTTCTGGAGAGCAGCCAGTTTCCTCTGAGTGGGAAGAACTGCGGAGAAAAGCTAATCTTGCGGAAGAATACTATGATAAACTTTTGCGTTTAGGAGCGGAGTTTGAGAATGCTCGAAGGAGAATGCAGAAGGAAAAGGAAGATTTTATTTTTTTTGCTAATCAGAAGCTCTTATCTGAGTTATTACCTATCGCGGATGATTTTGAGCGTCTATTGGAAGGTTTAGAAAAAAATCATATTGATGAAGGGCTTTCTACAGGGATAAAGATAATACATAAAAGATTGCAAGAGGTTTTGGAAAAGAATGGATTGGTGCGGATGAAGGTAATAGGAGAAAAATTTGACCCGACAAGACACGAGGCTTTAATGATTGTGGACACTACAGAACATCCTGAGGATACTATTGTAGAAGAAATTCGCAGTGGATATCTTTTGTACAATAAAGTGTTAAGACCTGCAGTGGTTAAAGTAGCCAAGAGGAAAGAAAAAAGTAGTGCACCCGAACAACAGAGTACAAATTAA